One Peromyscus leucopus breed LL Stock chromosome 2, UCI_PerLeu_2.1, whole genome shotgun sequence DNA window includes the following coding sequences:
- the Tmem215 gene encoding transmembrane protein 215 has translation MRPDDINPRTGLVVALVSVFLVFGFMFTVSGMKGETLGNIPLLAIGPAICLPGIAAIALARKTEGCTKWPENELLWVRKLPCFRKPKDKEVVELLRTPSDLESGKGSSDELAKKAGLRGKTLPQGPVEVPMASSITTPTPTEEGECQSLVQSGRQEETSRYLDGYCPSGSSLAYSALDVKGSTWDRADRPEPEDSIFFVPQDSIIVCSYKQNSPYDRYCCYINQSQGRWDHETIV, from the coding sequence ATGCGTCCCGATGACATAAACCCGAGGACTGGGCTGGTGGTGGCCCTGGTCAGTGTTTTCCTGGTCTTTGGCTTCATGTTCACTGTCTCTGGCATGAAGGGGGAAACTCTGGGGAACATCCCTCTGTTGGCCATCGGGCCAGCCATCTGCCTTCCAGGCATCGCAGCCATTGCTCTGGCCAGGAAAACCGAAGGATGTACCAAGTGGCCAGAGAATGAGCTACTCTGGGTCCGCAAGTTACCCTGTTTCCGGAAGCCCAAGGACAAGGAAGTGGTAGAACTGCTGAGGACCCCCTCAGACCTGGAGTCCGGCAAGGGGAGCTCAGATGAACTGGCTAAGAAGGCAGGCCTCAGAGGGAAGACGCTCCCACAGGGGCCAGTTGAGGTACCTATGGCCAGCTCCataaccacccccacccccacagaggaaggagaatgccAGAGTTTAGTCCAGAGTGGGCGTCAGGAGGAGACGTCCAGATACCTGGATGGCTACTGCCCCTCGGGCAGTTCCCTCGCCTACAGTGCCTTGGACGTCAAGGGCTCAACCTGGGACAGAGCTGACCGCCCTGAGCCTGAGGATAGCATCTTCTTTGTGCCCCAGGACAGTATCATCGTTTGCTCCTACAAGCAGAACAGCCCTTATGACAGATACTGTTGCTACATCAATCAGAGCCAAGGCAGGTGGGACCACGAGACAATAGTCTGA